In the genome of Sebastes umbrosus isolate fSebUmb1 chromosome 14, fSebUmb1.pri, whole genome shotgun sequence, one region contains:
- the smcr8a gene encoding guanine nucleotide exchange protein smcr8a: MIGSPDVVAFTKEDEYGQNAPDPWALPEEFSVPLHPLADSNPWAKTSYAKFTKDFILISEFSEQVGPQPLLTIPDDPKICGTFDLNYFSLRIMSVDYQASFVGHPPGSGYPRLSFVEDSRVVLGDSKEGAFAYVHHLTLYDLEARGFVRPFCMAYVSADERKIMLQFQELSLRFSQASECLKAGNRRAFAKELQRKLRDLEYTHSVLQREEGLQREAGPQSMYSAHAVEKANELANVEKSIYEHRDLLRQISTYHHRPRRDPQAITCQKCVTECLSECEQLLEKYAKLANPFSYTDKRKKGVEGQVDGEGCGDEADEEEDEGVKRRPSYTPQLIKAKSAKCFDKRLKTLRELCDNTFYEATVELLKETERSFRGDLCYLHTRRLDRALRRKQRVTNFLFEEDLGDEDEDERGTLRPFCAVNHAVDNYTVLNPPPIVLGPEPLELDALEPPDPLDPASGTSHTQESALGIVESHLESSPSDQTLETQESSEETKGSFSSDKSGMGLAERQQNLASMKSEAPDFDLTPDPDPDPDNNTDLERESSSEEMETTAGDDDGDDTPVSLLEVVSELEDVTDRACEMESDLLVPLDTACCMAQEGFLYEASAPEAAPRLGQSSHPQPCQTLVVNQEPQALLPLQDDYTVGSPCSESPAAGLELPMGLLADAVSRTSAEDGSDCTMSASTGSDRAASPLGYGGVVTLRQRKKAGQAALRFVRQYPFAIQALWCLLSGRTLVVLGTDEGRVRRLVAALALFVPGPGKCGERVQAWLSCPFTLTDLQRWKLVGLQRVASPVGSSMLYSLSRYSRYISILDADQKTLRCPPYRGILLANIADHRTYVRRGSTYFLHLQSTLCELVAKAFLFTFTHHLHLPVSSTEGPEVVEGRRLCFLQEQLGLGEEDSQILLYLSQLITQQYLRPATGGSAAATCFNFNYTTSVLYKI, translated from the exons ATGATAGGCTCACCTGACGTGGTGGCTTTCACTAAAGAGGACGAGTATGGGCAGAACGCTCCCGACCCCTGGGCTCTCCCAGAGGAGTTCTCTGTCCCTCTCCATCCGCTGGCTGACTCCAACCCCTGGGCCAAAACCTCCTATGCCAAGTTCACCAAAGACTTCATCCTCATCTCTGAGTTCTCTGAGCAGGTGGGCCCTCAGCCGCTCCTCACCATCCCCGATGACCCCAAAATCTGCGGCACCTTCGATCTCAACTACTTCTCCCTTCGCATCATGTCGGTGGACTACCAGGCCTCCTTTGTGGGACATCCACCTGGCAGCGGCTACCCAAGGCTCAGCTTTGTGGAGGACTCCAGGGTGGTGCTGGGCGACTCGAAGGAGGGGGCGTTCGCCTACGTCCATCACCTTACTCTTTACGACCTGGAAGCGAGGGGTTTTGTGCGACCCTTCTGTATGGCGTACGTCTCGGCAGACGAGAGGAAAATCATGCTGCAGTTTCAGGAGCTGTCCCTCCGCTTCTCACAGGCCTCTGAGTGTCTGAAGGCCGGGAACAGGAGAGCGTTCGCCAAGGAACTCCAGAGGAAGCTCCGAGACCTGGA GTACACCCACTCTGTGCTGCAGAGGGAGGAgggcctgcagagagaggcGGGGCCTCAGTCCATGTACTCCGCTCATGCTGTGGAGAAGGCCAACGAGCTCGCAAATGTGGAAAAGAGCATCTACGAACACAGAGACCTGCTGAGACAGATCAGCACCTACCATCACCGTCCACGCCGAGATCCTCAAGCCATCACCTGCCAGAAGTGCGTCACCGAGTGCTTGAGCGAGTGTGAGCAGCTGTTAGAGAAATACGCCAAGCTCGCCAACCCGTTCAGTTACACTGACAAACGGAAGAAGGGGGTGGAAGGGCAGGTCGATGGGGAAGGATGTGGAGATGAAGCggacgaggaggaagatgagggcGTTAAACGCAGGCCGTCCTACACGCCGCAGCTGATCAAAGCGAAGTCTGCAAAGTGTTTCGACAAGCGCCTGAAGACCCTGCGAGAGCTGTGCGACAATACTTTCTACGAGGCCACCGTGGAGCTCCTGAAGGAGACGGAGAGGAGTTTCCGGGGGGACTTGTGTTACTTGCACACACGGCGCCTGGACAGGGCTCTGCGCAGGAAACAGAGAGTTACCAACTTCCTGTTCGAGGAGGACCTcggtgatgaagatgaggatgaaAGGGGAACACTAAGACCATTCTGTGCTGTGAACCATGCTGTAGATAACTATACAGTCTTAAATCCACCTCCTATTGTGCTCGGACCAGAACCTCTAGAGCTAGATGCTCTGGAGCCTCCAGATCCTCTAGACCCAGCCTCTGGGACCAGCCATACCCAAGAGAGTGCGCTCGGGATTGTGGAGAGCCATCTGGAGTCCTCCCCCTCAGACCAGACTCTGGAGACCCAGGAGAGCTCGGAGGAGACCAAAGGAAGCTTTAGCAGCGATAAGAGCGGGATGGGTCTGGCAGAGAGGCAGCAGAATCTGGCAAGTATGAAGTCAGAAGCTCCTGATTTTGACTTGAcccctgaccctgaccctgaccctgacAATAACACTGACCTggagagggagagcagcagTGAAGAGATGGAGACCACGGCTGGGGACGATGACGGAGACGACACACCTGTGTCCTTGCTGGAGGTGGTGTCTGAGCTGGAGGATGTGACTGATAGGGCTTGTGAGATGGAGTCTGACTTGTTGGTTCCTTTGGACACGGCATGCTGTATGGCCCAAGAGGGTTTCCTTTATGAGGCTTCTGCCCCAGAGGCGGCACCACGTCTTGGCCAAAGCTCCCACCCGCAACCCTGTCAAACCCTTGTGGTCAACCAGGAGCCCCAGGCTCTACTTCCACTCCAGGACGACTACACGGTGGGTTCTCCATGCTCAGAAAGCCCCGCAGCTGGGCTGGAGCTGCCTATGGGGCTCCTCGCAGATGCAGTGTCCCGTACCTCAGCGGAGGATGGGTCTGACTGTACCATGAGCGCTTCTACAGGGTCTGATCGGGCGGCTTCACCTCTTGGCTACGGGGGGGTGGTGACCCTACGTCAGAGGAAGAAGGCCGGACAAGCAGCCTTGAGGTTTGTGCGACAGTACCCCTTCGCCATACAGGCTCTGTGGTGTCTGCTGAGTGGCAGGACCCTGGTGGTGCTCGGGACGGATGAGGGAAGAGTCCGCCGACTGGTTGCTGCTCTGGCCCTCTTTGTGCCTGGTCCTGGAAAGTGTGGAGAGAGGGTTCAAGCCTGGCTGTCCTGCCCTTTCACCCTGACTGACCTGCAGAGGTGGAAACTCGTCGGATTGCAAAG AGTAGCGTCCCCTGTGGGTTCCAGCATGCTCTACTCGCTGTCCCGCTACAGCCGCTACATCTCCATCCTGGATGCCGACCAGAAGACCTTGCGCTGTCCGCCGTATCGTGGCATACTCCTCGCCAACATAGCCGACCACCGCACCTACGTCCGCCGAGGCTCCACTTACTTCCTTCACTTGCAGAGCACGCTCTGTGAACTGGTGGCCAAGGCCTTCCTGTTCACCTtcacccaccacctccacctgccgGTCAGCTCCACGGAGGGGCCCGAGGTGGTGGAGGGCAGACGCCTCTGCTTCCTGCAGGAGCAGCTGGGGCTGGGAGAGGAGGACAGCCAGATACTGCTCTACCTCAGCCAGCTCATCACTCAGCAGTACCTGCGGCCCGCCACCGGGGGCAGCGCAGCAGCaacttgttttaattttaactACACCACCAGCGTTTTATACAAAATCTGA
- the top3a gene encoding DNA topoisomerase 3-alpha — MLVVNLLGRSALLRSGLQRLGVQLRSCFCAAQSDLFPDTPQQQQQADMNRNRAQIQRVLCVAEKNDAAKGISEIMSGGRSRRREGMSKFNKIYEYEYHLFGQNVTVSMTSVSGHLLGMEFKAQYQKWHSCNPVLLFDAEVEKYCPDNMKQIKRTLEKEVRQCQALIIWTDCDREGENIGFEVIDVCKAVKPNIQVFRAKFSEITPNSIRRACETLLAPDANVSDAVDVRQELDLRIGASFTRFQTLRLQKIFPESLANQLISYGSCQFPTLGFVVERFKAIQAFIPETFYKIKVLHEVEEDTVEFSWKRNRLFNHTACLVLYQICMEDPIATVTSVTSKPKSKWRPLPLDTVEMEKLASRKLRISAKETMKIAEKLYTQGYISYPRTETNIFPENLPLGPLVEQQTQSPVWGTFAQRVMDQPGGPNPRQGKKSDQAHPPIHPTKFSNALQGNEGRVYEFIVRHFLACVSQDALGQETVVDIVIAQEIFSTSGLMIIARNYLDVYPYDRWSAKVIPVYEQGSQFQPSAIEMVDGQTSPPQLLTEADLISLMEKHGIGTDATHADHIETIKSRRYVGLTADQRFLPGELGMGLVEGYNSMGYEMSKPNLRAELEADLKLVSEGRKDKRSVLQNHIQKYKTVFIESVRKAKKLDEALSPYLGAAQEIAEAEQQDMEMPLPVRKCPNCGRDMVLKKKREGNSKFLSCTGYPACKTAVWFPDTVLEVSRDDSVCHTCQPRPVHMLKFKFRRGSLPPMMPLEFTGCIGGCDETLREVLDLKYLRAGGGGGGGGGGGGGRGEDLRPPAPRHPRPEPPRAPSSNPRPSLPPVPSWTPQPRPPAGGGGDPNNDVIVCNCGQDALLLTVRKDGPNQGRQFYKCNAGSCNFFLWADQPSQQEGEPHGRGPPLQAPPRPSLGFRNTPGGGRGQEGGAGGHVGQTMCNCNETAVTLTVQKDGPNKGRMFHTCGKPREQQCGFFQWADENAPPPGGFGGGFNGGGNEGKKGRRITGDANANKPPAARKPRTCGICHQPGHTRVTCPQR, encoded by the exons ATGCTGGTAGTGAACCTCCTCGGGAGATCTGCGCTTCTTCGATCGGGACTACAGCGGCTCGGGGTCCAGCTGAGGAGTTGTTTCTGTGCGGCGCAGAGTGACCTGTTCCCGGAcacaccgcagcagcagcagcaggcagacaTGAACCGGAACCGGGCTCAGATCCAGCGGGTCCTCTGCGTGGCCGAGAAGAACGATGCGGCCAAAGGCATCTCAGAGATCATGTCCGGAGGCAGGTCCAGGAGG AGGGAGGGGATGTCGAAGTTTAATAAAATCTATGAGTATGAATATCATCTCTTTGGTCAG AATGTGACAGTCTCAATGACATCAGTGTCAGGCCATTTACTGGGTATGGAGTTTAAAGCACAGTACCAGAAATG GCACAGTTGCAATCCTGTGCTGTTATTCGATGCTGAGGTAGAGAAGTACTGTCCAGATAACATGAAACAAATCAAG CGGACACTGGAGAAAGAGGTGAGGCAGTGCCAGGCCTTAATCATCTGGACTGATTGTGACAGAGAAGGAGAAAACATTGGCTTTGAAGTCATAGATGTCTGCAAAGcag TGAAACCCAATATACAAGTCTTTCGGGCAAAGTTTTCTGAGATCACCCCCAACTCCATCCGGAGAGCTTGTGAGACTCTACTGGCGCCGGATGCTAATGTCAGCGATGCTGTCGATGTCCGTCAGGAGCTGGACTTGCGAATAG gTGCGTCCTTCACTCGATTCCAGACGCTTCGCCTGCAGAAGATCTTTCCAGAGTCTCTGGCCAATCAGCTGATCTCATACGGCAGCTGTCAGTTTCCCACTCTGGGCTTTGTGGTGGAGCGCTTCAAAGCCATCCAAGCTTTCATACCTGAGACTTTCTACAAAATCAAAG TGCTGCACGAGGTGGAGGAGGACACTGTAGAGTTCAGTTGGAAAAGAAACCGTCTCTTCAACCACACAGCTTGCCTGGTGCTCTACCAGATCTGCATGGAG GATCCCATAGCAACAGTCACCTCAGTAACCAGCAAGCCCAAGAGCAAGTGGAGACCGCTGCCTTTGGACACTGTG GAAATGGAGAAACTTGCTTCTCGGAAGCTAAGAATAAGCGCCAAAGAGACCATGAAAATTGCAGAAAAGCTCTATACCCAAGG GTATATCAGCTACCCGCGTACGGAGACCAACATTTTTCCCGAAAACTTGCCTCTCGGCCCCCTGGTGGAGCAGCAGACACAAAGCCCGGTCTGGGGGACGTTCGCCCAGCGGGTGATGGACCAGCCCGGGGGTCCCAACCCACGACAGGGCAAGAAATCTGACCAAGCCCACCCCCCCATACACCCCACCAAGTTCTCCAATGCACTGCAG GGCAACGAAGGACGTGTGTACGAGTTCATTGTCCGGCACTTCCTGGCTTGTGTATCCCAAGATGCTTTGGGGCAGGAGACTGTGGTGGACATTGTCATCGCCCAGGAGATTTTCTCCACCTCGGGACTCATGATCATTGCTAGGAACTACTTGGACGTTTACCCGTATGACAGGTGGAGCGCCaag GTGATTCCAGTGTATGAGCAAGGCTCCCAGTTCCAGCCCTCTGCTATCGAGATGGTGGACGGACAGACGAGTCCTCCGCAGCTGCTCACTGAAGCCGACCTCATATCACTGATGGAGAAGCATGGCATCG GCACCGATGCAACCCACGCAGATCACATCGAGACCATAAAGAGTCGCAGGTACGTGGGCTTGACAGCTGACCAGAGGTTTCTGCCTGGAGAGCTCGGCATGGGACTGGTGGAAg gttaCAACTCTATGGGTTATGAGATGTCCAAACCAAACCTGCGTGCTGAATTGGAGGCGGACCTCAAGCTGGTATCGGAGGGCAGGAAGGACAAACGGAGCGTGCTGCAGAACCACATCCAGAAGTACAAGACCGTCTTCATCGAGTCTGTCAGGAAGGCAAAGAA GTTAGATGAAGCGCTGTCGCCATATCTGGGTGCAGCTCAGGAGATCGCTGAAGCAGAGCAGCAGGACATGGAGATGCCGCTGCCGGTCAGGAAGTGTCCTAACTGCGGGCGGGACATGgtgctgaagaagaagagggagggaaaCAG TAAGTTCCTGTCCTGCACGGGTTACCCGGCCTGTAAGACGGCAGTGTGGTTCCCCGACACGGTGCTGGAGGTGAGCAGAGATGACAGCGTTTGTCACACCTGTCAGCCGCGCCCTGTTCACAT GTTAAAGTTCAAGTTCCGCAGGGGCAGCCTCCCTCCCATGATGCCTTTAGAATTCACGGGCTGCATCGGTGGATGTGACGAGACGCTTAGAGAGGTGTTGGACCTGAAGTACCTCCGAgcagggggaggaggtggaggaggtgggggaggtgggggaggaagaggagaggatctTCGTCCACCGGCTCCAAGACACCCCAGACCAGAGCCACCCAGAGCGCCAAGTTCAAATCCTCGACCTTCCCTTCCTCCCGTCCCCTCCTGGACCCCGCAGCCACGAcctccagcaggtggcggtggTGATCCCAACAATGATGTCATTGTGTGTAACTGTGGTCAGGATGCACTCCTCCTGACCGTGCGCAAAGACGGTCCCAACCAAGGGCGTCAGTTCTACAAGTGCAACGCCGGGAGCTGCAACTTCTTCCTGTGGGCGGATCAGCCAAGTCAGCAGGAGGGGGAGCCACACGGTCGAGGGCCTCCGCTGCAAGCGCCGCCGAGGCCCTCTCTGGGGTTCAGGAACACCCCCGGAGGAGGCAGAGGACAGGAAGGGGGCGCAGGAGGACACGTGGGACAGACGATGTGTAACTGTAACGAGACGGCGGTGACGCTCACGGTGCAGAAGGACGGTCCAAACAAGGGCCGGATGTTCCACACCTGCGGGAAACCAAGAGAGCAGCAGTGTGGCTTCTTCCAATGGGCCGATGAGAACGCTCCTCCACCAG GTGGGTTTGGCGGTGGATTTAATGGTGGCGGAAACGAAGGGAAGAAGGGAAGGAGGATCACGGGAGACGCCAACGCTAACAAACCTCCAGCTGCTAGAAAACCTCGTACCTGCGGCATCTGCCACCAGCCGGGACACACCCGAGTCACCTGTCCCCAGCGGTGA